The genome window GGGGCGCTTCTGGAGCCGGGCTAGGTGCACTTGCAGTCATCGGTCCCGTACCACTCAGTAGCCAGGGCAAAGACAACTCGGGAAAGGCAGCAATAATCTTCTGTACTACCTCCAAGCTGGGTTTATTACGCCCACTTAAGATGTGGCTTACAATTGGGCGCGAAATTCCAATGGTATCCGCAAGTTGGGTAGGAGTTAGCTGCCGTGTCGCCAGTAATTCCCTAATTCGTTGTTCAATCATGAGTAGAATCAAGATGGTTTACAAATGTACTTGATACTACTTTCAGATTGGTAACTGCTCTACATACTATACAAAGGTAAACAAGGCTCACGGGTTTAATATAAATGTAAACACACATTGCAATCATACCTCATTGATAACATTTATAATTACTTTTGTTACTAACAACTACATAACGCGTGAGCTAGCGTTGTCTAGTTGTTAGTAATCGTTTTCCTAGCTGGGTGAATTGCCATTATTAATCAGGTGCGTTACTTTACAGGAATAACATCACTGGTAGAATGTGTAGCGCGTTGCTCTTGTATGAGTCCTTGGGAATGATCAACGATGGCTACTTCTACCCTATCATAGCTTTGCCTCATGATGTCTGCCTGCTGGTGAGTACGAGCGCTTAAGCTTACACGGGCCCTAACGCACGCGGGCCGTGCCATCAGCAAGATGACACGGCCCGGCCCGTTGAGGTTCTATGCAGGAAATGGCAGGCAGACGCTCAGCTACTCGCTGATGCTACCTCTGCCTAACTAATTGCTAATTTGAGTTAATCGAAGTACTCTCTGGCCAAGGCCTTATCATGCCCGTAGATGTCGTCGCGGAAATGCACCTTGCCAGCTTCGTCAACCCAGGTGGTGAAATATACTAGGTACACCGGTAGCTTCTCGGGAAGGGTAACATACTTTTCCCGACGATTGGCAATAGTATCCATAATAGCCGTTCTGTCCCAGCCGGCTTTGTCACGGAGGAGGTACTCCGCCAGCTTGATGGGCTCAGCTACCCGTACGCAGCCGTGGCTAAAGCCGCGCTTCGTTTGGCTGAACAGTTCGTCGTGGGGCGTATCATGCAGGTAAATATCCTGGGAGTTCGGGAAGATAAATTTCACATCTCCCAGGTCGTTCTTCGGGCCTGGACGACGGCGTAAGGTGTACTTCCAGGTCTTTTCCGTGAGGTTGCTCCAGTCGATGCTGCTTGGGTCAACGGGCGTAGCCTTAGCACCCCACCCTTTCACAACCTCCATATCGAGACGGTTGAGGGTGCCGTGCGGATCAGAAGCCAGCTTGTAGCGCAGCTCTTTGTCGATGATGCTGTAGGGTACATTCCAGTACGGCGCCAACACTACGAACTCCATCTTGTCGCTGAAGACCGGGGTAGCGTTAAGTGTCTTGCCCACAATCACGGGCATGCTGAAGGCTTCCTTACCTTCTTCTACCACGTGCAGGGTGTACTCAGGAATGTTTACCAACAGGTAATTGGGCTCAAACTTTTTAGGAATCCAACGCCACCGCTCCATGTTCAGCATGATCTGGTCGATGCGCTGAGAGACAGGAATATTGAGCAGGCGGAGGGTTTCCCCAGCCACTATACCGTCCGCTTTCAGGCCGTTCTGCTGCTGAAATTCCTTCACGGCAGCTACCAATTCCGGGCCGTATTGCTGGGCAGCTGGAGCCGGTGCAGCGGCGGGCTGACCGGGTTTATTGGCTACGACAACTGCCGGCGTAGCGGCCGGAGCCGGGGTTGCTTCCCGCCCGAGCAGACGGGTGCTCAGGGCTGCTACGGCCGGTGACGAAGCACCGGGCGTCAGGCGAGTACCCGCCGGAATAGTAGGCCAGCCACCGTTGCGTTGCATCTCCCGGTAGTCAGCTAGGGCTTTTTTAAGCCGGTCGTACTCGGGGTGCAAGGGCTCGAAATCGTAGTAACCGTAGATGCTTTCCCGCTCCCGGAGAATGGTCATCAGGGCCTTGTGCAGCTTGATTTTGTTCCGCTTTACCTTCCAGTCAATAGCCTTTACGGCGCGCGGGTCAACCGTACCCCGGTAGAAGTCGGACGCGTAATTGAAGTACGTCCCGGAAAGGGCTACATCAATTTCTTTTTCCAGCGCATTACGCTTGGTAGAATCAGACTGAGCCGCTTCCAGACTGGCAAAAAGCTTATCGAAGTCCTTGGTTTTGTAGTCTTTCGGATCGAGGCCCTCGTCGGCGGCTTTATTAATAACGGAAATCAGCGTCTTCGCCTGAGGCACGATTTCGTGGTTGCGGAACCACCCCAAGCGGAAATTCCGCTCCCGGTAGAACTTCTTAGCCCACTCAATTTGGTCCTTAAACTTAGGCTCGGCCGACATGTATTTCACAATGTACACGCTGTCGAGCGTGGGCTGAGCGCCCCCGGCCTTGGTTAGGCCGGCGGGTAACGCCTCCCGCAGCTGCGCCTTCTGGTCCTGGCTGCACGACACGGTAGACGTGAGCAGCAGCAGGCCCAGCAGCCAGCAGCAA of Hymenobacter sublimis contains these proteins:
- a CDS encoding L,D-transpeptidase family protein, whose protein sequence is MNETHRPFFTTVCCWLLGLLLLTSTVSCSQDQKAQLREALPAGLTKAGGAQPTLDSVYIVKYMSAEPKFKDQIEWAKKFYRERNFRLGWFRNHEIVPQAKTLISVINKAADEGLDPKDYKTKDFDKLFASLEAAQSDSTKRNALEKEIDVALSGTYFNYASDFYRGTVDPRAVKAIDWKVKRNKIKLHKALMTILRERESIYGYYDFEPLHPEYDRLKKALADYREMQRNGGWPTIPAGTRLTPGASSPAVAALSTRLLGREATPAPAATPAVVVANKPGQPAAAPAPAAQQYGPELVAAVKEFQQQNGLKADGIVAGETLRLLNIPVSQRIDQIMLNMERWRWIPKKFEPNYLLVNIPEYTLHVVEEGKEAFSMPVIVGKTLNATPVFSDKMEFVVLAPYWNVPYSIIDKELRYKLASDPHGTLNRLDMEVVKGWGAKATPVDPSSIDWSNLTEKTWKYTLRRRPGPKNDLGDVKFIFPNSQDIYLHDTPHDELFSQTKRGFSHGCVRVAEPIKLAEYLLRDKAGWDRTAIMDTIANRREKYVTLPEKLPVYLVYFTTWVDEAGKVHFRDDIYGHDKALAREYFD